GGATGCCGCGACCGTCGTCGCTGACCCGGAAGTGCACCTCGTCGCCCTCCTCCGCCGCCTCGAGGCGCACGACGGCGCCGCGCTCGGAGAACTTCAGCGCGTTGCCGACCAGGTTCAGCAGGGTCTGGATGACCCGGTCCTCGTCGGCCTGGACCCGGCCGTGGGCGTCGGCGACCTCGACCCGCACGCCCAGCTGGCTGCCCATCCCCTCGATCTGGCGCACCGCGGAGTCGAGGAGGTGGCGCGCGTCGAGCGAGGTGAGCTCCATCGGTCGCGTGCCGGACTCCATCCGCTCGATGTCGAGCAAGTCGTTGATCAGCCGGGTGAGCCGCTCGGTGCTCTGCGACGCGACGTCGATGAGCTTGCCCGCGCGCTCGGGGAGCTCGCCCATCCGGCCGCCGGCCAGCAGCCCGAGCGAGCCGCGGATCGAGGTGAGCGGGGTGCGCAGCTCGTGGCTGACCACGGAGAGGAACTCGTCCTTCATCCGGTCCACCTCGCGCCGCTGGGTGACGTCGCGGAAGACCACCACCGCACCGCGGACCTCGTCGCCGTCGACCAGCGGGGAGGCGGTGATCTCGACGGGGAAGACCGAGCCGTCGGCGCGGACGTACTCGTCCTCCTCCGAGCTCGCCACCAGTCCGTGGGTGATCGCCTCGAAGACGTAGCACTGCGACCAGGCATACGGCGTCCCGTCGGCGGCCGGCGCGTGGAAGACGTCGTGGGCGCGGCGGCCCTCGAGCTCCTCGGGCCGGTAGCCCAGCGCGGCGGCGCCCGAGGGGTTGACGAAGGTGACGCGGCCCTGGTGGTCCACGCCGTACACGCCGTCGCCCACCGAGGTCACCAGCACCTCGTTCTGGCGCGCGAGCCGGCGCAGGTCGGCCGTCTGCTCCTCGACGCGGCGCTCCAGGCCGTGGCGCAGCAGGTTGTTGTCGGTGGTGAGGAGCACCTGGCGCACTCCGGCCGCGACCATGATGACGACCCACAGCACCGACTGCGCCCGCAGGAGCTGGCCGCTGCCGCCCACGAGGACCTGCACCAGGGTTGCGGCGACGAGGACCGTGAAGACCAGCGTGGTGCCCAGGGCGTCGGAGACGCTGGCCGGGATCCGACTGCGGGGCGCCTCGTCGCGGGGCGGGGTGGTCGCGGCCAGGCCCAGGAGCAGGTAGCCCAGGATCCAGCCGAGGTCGAGGACGGTGCCGAAGTAGAAGTCGCCGCGGTTGGTGCGCACGGCGTACTGCAGGTCCGAGGTGGCGTAGAGCAGGTAGGCCACCGCGACCATGGCGAGCATCAGCCGGTCCTGCGGCGCCGCGCGCACGACGAGCAGGACGGCGACGGTGGCCAGAAGGACGTCGAGCACCGGGAAGGCCACCCCGGTGACCTGGTCGACGGTGGTGGTGGCGGTGTCGGACTCGAGGAGCGCGGAGAACGCCGTGGCCGAGACGATGAGCAGGAACGCGCCGCCCGCCACCACACCGTCGAGGAGGGTGACCGCGAGCTCGGCCCCGCGCCGGCGCCGGACGGGGAAGATGGCCAGCGCGATGATCGAGACGACGAGCGCGTAGGCCAGGCTGGTGATGCTGACCAGGCTCGGGTCGGTCGACGGGTCGGACCCCGTCGCGGCGACCCAGATGTTGCCCACGATCGCGACGACCCCGGCGGTGACCAGGACCTGCCACGGTCGCCGGGCCGCCGGCGGCCCGATCCGCGAACGGCGGTAGACGAGGACGGTCCCGACGAAGCCGGCGACGAGCAGGCCGGCACCGCTCACCTGCTCGCGCGCGGACTGCGGGAGCAGCGGGGTGAGGAGCACGACGAAGACCGCAGCGACGGCGGCGACGACGACAGCGGTGCGCCGGAAGCGCCGCTGGGCGTGCGTCACCGACGCAGTGGTCGCCATGCTCGGCACGCTACCGCCGCGCTGACCCGCCGCGCGGCGATACGCGCGGACCGGCACCGAGCCGTAGCACTAGTGTTACCCCGGCCGATCGCGAGGTCGGGACGGGTCGCCGGGCGGAAGGCTGGAATGAGCGCGGACGGGATCATCTGGTCCAACACCGACTACCCCTACCTGTGCCTGGTCGACCGCGAGCGCACGCTCGGCTTCCGCCGGGCC
This genomic window from Nocardioides anomalus contains:
- a CDS encoding ATP-binding protein, whose protein sequence is MATTASVTHAQRRFRRTAVVVAAVAAVFVVLLTPLLPQSAREQVSGAGLLVAGFVGTVLVYRRSRIGPPAARRPWQVLVTAGVVAIVGNIWVAATGSDPSTDPSLVSITSLAYALVVSIIALAIFPVRRRRGAELAVTLLDGVVAGGAFLLIVSATAFSALLESDTATTTVDQVTGVAFPVLDVLLATVAVLLVVRAAPQDRLMLAMVAVAYLLYATSDLQYAVRTNRGDFYFGTVLDLGWILGYLLLGLAATTPPRDEAPRSRIPASVSDALGTTLVFTVLVAATLVQVLVGGSGQLLRAQSVLWVVIMVAAGVRQVLLTTDNNLLRHGLERRVEEQTADLRRLARQNEVLVTSVGDGVYGVDHQGRVTFVNPSGAAALGYRPEELEGRRAHDVFHAPAADGTPYAWSQCYVFEAITHGLVASSEEDEYVRADGSVFPVEITASPLVDGDEVRGAVVVFRDVTQRREVDRMKDEFLSVVSHELRTPLTSIRGSLGLLAGGRMGELPERAGKLIDVASQSTERLTRLINDLLDIERMESGTRPMELTSLDARHLLDSAVRQIEGMGSQLGVRVEVADAHGRVQADEDRVIQTLLNLVGNALKFSERGAVVRLEAAEEGDEVHFRVSDDGRGIPADKLESVFERFQQVDSSDTRQKGGTGLGLAISKGIVERHGGRIWIESELGVGTTVHFTLPAAARRTADPVPPGGGGDGPTGPTVLVCDDDATVVEQFAEMLREHGYRPVGVTDGEQAIDLARSQRPSAVVLDLMMPGTTGAQVMSTLRSSPQTRDIPIVVISGMGPEADRDAAGAADGWLVKPVSEERLVTAVSLVMKDHVGEGVVLLVEDDEQLAQVVSTLLADEGLRVVPAASAAEAIERGAQERPDVIVLDIRLPRRRRQRGRHRVQPPLAPRRHPRRGLQRRRRGPGRARGAATR